The proteins below come from a single Streptococcus porcinus genomic window:
- a CDS encoding cupin domain-containing protein, which translates to MTFDYKDHGKEKYIVNIEDYTKENENYRTTIWTGEKLQVTLMAIQPGDDIGLEVHKGIDQFLRIEEGKGLCQMGDAEDNLTFEQEVSDDDVILVPADTWHNVTNTGDKPLKIYSIYAGPDHVPGTIHKTHEDAKNDPNED; encoded by the coding sequence ATGACATTTGACTATAAGGATCATGGCAAAGAAAAGTATATCGTCAACATTGAAGATTATACCAAAGAAAATGAAAACTACCGAACAACTATTTGGACTGGTGAAAAACTTCAAGTTACTTTAATGGCTATCCAACCAGGTGATGATATTGGACTTGAAGTTCATAAAGGCATTGATCAATTTTTACGTATTGAAGAAGGTAAGGGACTATGTCAAATGGGGGATGCTGAAGACAACTTAACCTTTGAACAAGAAGTTTCAGATGATGATGTGATTTTGGTACCTGCTGACACTTGGCATAATGTCACTAATACCGGCGATAAACCTCTGAAAATCTATTCAATATACGCTGGTCCTGATCACGTGCCTGGAACTATTCATAAAACACATGAGGACGCTAAAAACGACCCTAATGAAGATTGA
- the xerS gene encoding tyrosine recombinase XerS, which yields MRRELLLEKIEEYKAIMPWFVLEYYQSKLSVPYSFTTLYEYLKEYKRFFDWLLDSGISNASRITDIDLVTLEQLTKKDMESFVLYLRERPSLNTYSNKEGVSQTTINRTLSALSSLFKYLTEEVENEQGEPYFYRNVMKKVATKKKKETLASRAENIKQKLFLGDETMEFLEYVDCEYENKLSNRAKSSFRKNKERDLAIIALLLASGVRLSEAVNLDLKDVNLRMMVIEVTRKGGKRDSVNVAGFAKPYLEAYLEIRQKRYKAEKQDQAFFLTEYRGIPNRIDASSIEKMVAKYSQNFKIRVTPHKLRHTLATRLYDATKSQVLVSHQLGHASTQVTDLYTHIVNDEQKNALDKL from the coding sequence ATGAGACGTGAACTGCTTTTAGAAAAAATTGAAGAATATAAAGCAATAATGCCGTGGTTTGTTTTAGAGTATTATCAATCGAAATTGTCTGTGCCTTATAGCTTTACAACCTTATATGAATACCTTAAGGAATATAAACGCTTTTTTGATTGGTTACTGGACTCTGGTATCTCAAATGCTTCTAGAATCACTGATATAGATCTGGTTACTTTGGAACAATTGACCAAAAAAGATATGGAGTCATTTGTCCTCTATTTACGGGAAAGACCCTCACTTAATACCTATTCAAACAAGGAAGGCGTCTCTCAAACAACCATCAATAGAACCTTGTCAGCCCTCTCTTCACTCTTTAAGTACTTAACTGAGGAGGTCGAAAATGAACAGGGCGAACCTTATTTTTACCGTAATGTCATGAAAAAGGTTGCTACTAAGAAGAAAAAAGAAACCTTAGCATCCAGAGCGGAAAATATTAAGCAAAAACTCTTCTTAGGTGATGAAACTATGGAGTTCCTCGAGTATGTTGATTGTGAATATGAAAACAAGCTCTCAAATCGGGCGAAATCATCTTTCCGAAAAAATAAAGAACGGGATTTAGCTATTATTGCCCTACTTCTGGCATCTGGAGTTCGTTTATCCGAAGCTGTTAACCTTGATCTTAAAGATGTCAATCTCAGAATGATGGTCATTGAAGTTACTCGAAAAGGGGGTAAACGGGACTCAGTCAACGTTGCAGGCTTTGCTAAACCTTATTTGGAAGCCTATTTAGAGATACGCCAAAAGCGTTATAAAGCTGAAAAACAAGATCAAGCTTTCTTTTTGACCGAGTATCGTGGCATCCCTAACCGCATTGATGCTTCAAGTATCGAAAAAATGGTAGCAAAATATTCACAAAACTTCAAAATTCGTGTCACTCCCCATAAATTAAGGCATACGCTGGCAACCAGATTATATGATGCTACAAAATCTCAAGTACTTGTCAGTCACCAACTGGGGCATGCCTCTACACAAGTTACTGACCTTTATACCCACATTGTCAATGACGAACAAAAAAACGCCTTAGATAAATTATAA
- a CDS encoding ABC transporter ATP-binding protein, with protein sequence MLLDIQHLEKVFRTRFSKEETRALQDVDFKVDQGEFIAIMGESGSGKSTLLNILATLEKPTNGSVLLEGKDITKIRENQLAQFRLHHLGFVFQEFNLLDTLSIRDNIFLPLVLGRKPYKEMSRRLDQLAPKLRIQELLDKRPFEISGGQKQRVAIARSLITNPKLLLADEPTAALDYRNSEDLLNLFEDINIDGQTILMVTHSANAASHAKRVLFIKDGRIFHQMYRGDKTTTQFSKDISLAMTGLLGGE encoded by the coding sequence ATGCTATTAGATATTCAACATTTAGAAAAAGTATTTCGCACACGTTTCTCAAAAGAAGAAACAAGGGCCTTACAGGACGTTGATTTTAAGGTGGACCAAGGTGAGTTTATCGCCATTATGGGAGAATCGGGATCTGGGAAGTCAACCTTATTAAATATTCTTGCAACCTTAGAAAAGCCCACCAATGGATCAGTCTTGCTCGAAGGAAAAGATATTACTAAAATCAGAGAGAATCAGTTAGCACAGTTCCGTTTACATCACCTTGGTTTTGTTTTCCAGGAATTTAACCTCTTAGATACCTTGTCTATTCGAGATAATATCTTTTTACCGTTAGTTTTAGGCCGCAAACCTTATAAAGAAATGAGTCGTCGCTTAGACCAGCTGGCGCCAAAACTACGTATTCAAGAATTGCTAGACAAAAGACCTTTTGAAATTTCCGGAGGACAGAAACAGCGTGTTGCCATTGCTCGCAGCTTAATTACAAATCCTAAGTTACTCTTAGCTGATGAACCTACCGCAGCACTGGATTACCGTAATTCAGAGGACCTCTTAAACCTTTTTGAAGATATCAATATCGATGGTCAAACCATCTTAATGGTTACCCACTCTGCCAATGCAGCTAGTCATGCTAAACGCGTCCTCTTTATTAAAGATGGTCGTATTTTCCACCAAATGTATCGAGGCGATAAAACGACGACACAATTCTCCAAGGATATCTCGTTAGCTATGACTGGTTTATTAGGAGGTGAGTAA
- a CDS encoding LexA family transcriptional regulator, translating to MFSGKQLKAIRQKEKMSQEELGDQIGVNKMTISNWEQGKNNPNQKHLAQLVDIFRVSEDYFNSYSTILIPYKQLNSDNQKKVVTFSQTLLAKQRNVTTISTLKKKLYRYRVYESLSAGGGFSYFGDGNYDEVFYDEQLDYDFASWVFGDSMEPTYLNGEVVLIKQEGFDYDGAIYAVEWDGQTYIKKVYREENGLRLVSLNKKYSDKFAPFDENPRIIGKIIANFMPLEV from the coding sequence ATGTTTTCAGGAAAACAATTAAAAGCTATCCGTCAAAAAGAAAAGATGAGTCAAGAGGAACTCGGTGACCAAATAGGTGTCAATAAAATGACTATTTCTAATTGGGAGCAAGGCAAAAACAATCCTAATCAGAAACACCTAGCACAATTAGTTGATATTTTTCGAGTTTCAGAAGATTATTTCAATTCTTACTCTACTATCCTCATACCTTATAAACAGCTGAATAGTGATAACCAAAAAAAGGTAGTGACCTTTTCTCAGACTTTGTTGGCAAAGCAAAGGAATGTTACTACTATATCTACTCTTAAAAAGAAACTGTATCGTTATCGTGTCTACGAGAGTCTTTCTGCAGGTGGTGGCTTCTCTTATTTTGGTGATGGAAACTATGACGAAGTCTTCTACGATGAACAATTAGACTATGACTTTGCTTCTTGGGTGTTTGGGGATTCTATGGAGCCTACTTATCTTAATGGTGAAGTTGTTCTTATAAAACAAGAAGGTTTCGACTACGATGGAGCAATCTATGCCGTTGAATGGGATGGACAGACTTATATAAAAAAGGTCTACCGAGAAGAAAATGGCTTACGGCTAGTTTCTCTAAATAAAAAATATTCAGATAAGTTTGCTCCTTTCGATGAAAATCCACGTATTATTGGTAAGATTATTGCTAATTTTATGCCCTTGGAAGTTTAA
- a CDS encoding pyridoxamine 5'-phosphate oxidase family protein codes for MFTDTFLEVLQYEGPVSITSWGKGDPHVTCTWNSYLVLKKDNLILIPAAGMRSTEEDIAINNQLILTLAARDVEGFNGYQGTGFRINGSASFITEGPYFEEMKEKYPFIRSVLQVEVTTLKQLL; via the coding sequence ATGTTCACTGATACATTCTTAGAAGTACTCCAGTACGAAGGTCCAGTTTCCATTACTTCTTGGGGTAAAGGAGATCCCCACGTTACCTGCACTTGGAATAGTTATTTAGTTCTGAAAAAGGATAATCTTATCCTTATCCCTGCGGCAGGAATGAGAAGTACTGAAGAAGATATCGCCATCAACAATCAGCTAATTCTAACCCTAGCTGCGCGAGATGTTGAAGGCTTCAATGGTTATCAAGGAACGGGGTTCAGAATCAACGGCAGCGCAAGCTTTATCACCGAAGGCCCATACTTTGAAGAAATGAAGGAAAAATATCCTTTTATTAGAAGTGTTTTACAAGTTGAAGTCACTACTCTTAAACAATTACTTTAA
- a CDS encoding DUF5655 domain-containing protein: MSDYKQLFDNKEEEVLDIFSTLLDFLHDLGPFDIEVKKTSLHLVKEKAFLGAHPKKKWLDLNIVSN; the protein is encoded by the coding sequence ATGAGCGATTATAAGCAATTATTTGACAATAAAGAGGAAGAAGTTTTAGATATTTTTTCGACTCTATTAGATTTCTTACATGACTTAGGACCCTTTGACATTGAAGTCAAAAAGACTAGTCTGCACTTGGTTAAAGAAAAAGCCTTTCTAGGCGCTCACCCTAAAAAGAAATGGTTAGATCTGAACATCGTGAGCAATTAA
- a CDS encoding Gfo/Idh/MocA family oxidoreductase — MLTIAYIGNGKSANRYHMPFSTQLEDIKIKTIYSPTPSPWESLSGVHYTNKIENVLEDPDIQLVVLSVPPSAHYSLAKQCLLAGKNTLVEKPFTETAAEAKELFKLAKERGLFVQAYQNRRFDSDFLTVQKVIDSGVLGDILEVEMHFDYFRPEIPEGTKEYSINTSYLYGHACHTIDQVISYFGMPESVHYDVRQLLGKGRMNDYFDLDFYYGPKKVSIKSSYFRIKERPSFVVYGKKGMFVKESKDRQEDDLKRFYMPTNPDFGMDSPEHYGTLTYIDDQGLYHEEKVISEIGNYARMYQAVHDSIIHGKEKIVKDEETIRQIEIIEEGIRHMNQG; from the coding sequence ATGCTGACTATTGCTTACATCGGGAATGGAAAAAGTGCTAACCGTTATCACATGCCCTTCTCAACCCAATTGGAAGATATCAAAATAAAAACGATTTATTCGCCAACCCCAAGTCCTTGGGAGTCTCTTTCTGGAGTTCATTATACAAATAAAATTGAAAATGTCTTAGAAGACCCAGATATTCAATTAGTTGTCCTTTCAGTTCCTCCTTCAGCTCACTATAGTCTTGCTAAACAATGCTTACTAGCTGGCAAAAATACTTTAGTGGAAAAACCATTTACAGAAACAGCGGCTGAAGCTAAAGAATTATTTAAGCTTGCTAAAGAAAGAGGACTTTTTGTTCAAGCTTATCAAAATCGACGTTTTGACTCAGACTTCTTAACCGTTCAAAAGGTTATTGATAGCGGTGTTTTAGGAGATATTCTTGAGGTAGAAATGCATTTTGATTATTTCCGTCCAGAAATTCCGGAAGGTACAAAGGAATATTCGATTAATACAAGTTATCTTTATGGGCATGCTTGCCATACCATCGATCAAGTCATTTCTTACTTTGGTATGCCAGAATCTGTTCATTATGATGTTCGTCAATTATTAGGTAAAGGTCGTATGAATGATTACTTTGATTTGGATTTTTACTATGGTCCTAAAAAAGTGTCCATTAAATCAAGTTATTTTCGTATTAAGGAACGGCCAAGTTTTGTCGTTTATGGCAAAAAAGGGATGTTTGTCAAAGAAAGTAAGGACCGACAAGAAGATGATTTAAAGCGTTTCTATATGCCCACTAATCCTGACTTTGGCATGGATAGCCCTGAGCACTATGGTACCCTAACTTATATTGATGACCAGGGCCTCTACCATGAAGAGAAGGTAATCTCAGAAATAGGAAATTATGCTCGTATGTATCAGGCTGTCCACGATAGCATTATCCACGGTAAAGAAAAAATTGTCAAAGATGAAGAAACAATCCGTCAAATTGAAATAATTGAAGAAGGTATCCGTCACATGAATCAAGGCTGA
- a CDS encoding threonine/serine exporter family protein encodes MAMILQIIGAYVATITSGIILEIPRHLVFQTGVIGASGYTVYLLTLPYSDNALATLCGGIVIAFLSQLAARVLKSPVTVFYIPSYFPLVPGAGVYKIAYFYIQGNSHLAGKNFIESMLVSGAIALSVFLVDSFLEIYNTLKTKSLKNN; translated from the coding sequence ATGGCTATGATTTTACAAATTATAGGGGCTTATGTGGCAACTATAACATCCGGTATTATTTTGGAAATCCCGCGTCATCTTGTTTTTCAAACAGGAGTCATCGGGGCCTCGGGCTATACTGTTTATTTACTTACCTTACCCTATTCTGATAATGCTTTAGCAACCTTATGTGGTGGCATAGTAATTGCCTTCTTATCACAGCTGGCAGCAAGGGTCTTAAAGTCTCCAGTAACAGTTTTCTATATCCCAAGTTATTTCCCATTAGTCCCAGGAGCTGGGGTCTATAAAATTGCTTATTTTTATATCCAAGGAAATAGTCATCTAGCTGGGAAAAACTTCATCGAATCTATGTTAGTCTCAGGAGCAATTGCATTATCGGTTTTCTTAGTTGATTCATTCCTAGAAATCTACAATACTTTAAAAACTAAAAGTTTAAAAAATAATTAA
- a CDS encoding sensor histidine kinase: MIRLFFKEYRIWYLQFCLLILMYLLVFSLYHLPLAYFLTASLISVTLIILVSIFHYLSFRRKLKTLQEFSYVKELETLDDPSDLEYRRLISKVIAEQNDQLDTERSRQKDLDALIKIWSHQMKIPLSAISLMVQTDHLSKNDLQKQLLYLENHLNQLLSYLKFSQNKDDYRFEKLEISSIVKDILKEMAPICFSKDISFTIDGNWTVISDKKWLRFALMQIIDNAIKYSHQGGHISIKFSDGINISDNGIGILSEDIPRLFEEGYTGFNGHEHQKASGLGLFMTKTILHQLQLDIKIESQVDQGTKVSIFKKER, encoded by the coding sequence ATGATCCGATTATTTTTTAAAGAATACCGAATCTGGTACCTGCAATTTTGCTTGCTCATACTGATGTATCTATTAGTATTTAGTCTCTATCACTTACCCTTGGCTTATTTCCTAACGGCAAGCCTAATATCGGTTACACTTATTATTCTTGTATCAATTTTTCACTATCTGAGTTTTCGACGTAAACTAAAAACATTACAAGAATTTAGTTATGTAAAAGAATTAGAAACATTAGATGATCCAAGTGATTTAGAATATAGACGGTTAATTTCTAAGGTAATCGCTGAGCAGAATGACCAATTGGACACTGAGAGGTCTCGGCAAAAAGATCTTGATGCCTTAATTAAGATTTGGTCCCACCAAATGAAGATCCCCCTGTCAGCAATCTCTTTAATGGTTCAAACAGATCATTTATCAAAAAATGATTTACAAAAGCAACTCCTTTATCTCGAAAACCATTTAAACCAACTCTTAAGTTATTTGAAATTTAGTCAAAATAAGGATGATTATCGTTTTGAAAAACTTGAAATTTCTAGTATTGTAAAAGATATTCTGAAAGAAATGGCGCCAATATGTTTTAGTAAAGATATCAGCTTTACGATTGATGGAAATTGGACAGTAATAAGTGATAAAAAATGGTTACGTTTTGCATTGATGCAAATTATTGATAATGCCATTAAATACTCCCATCAAGGTGGTCATATTTCTATTAAATTTTCTGATGGTATTAACATATCAGATAATGGTATCGGAATACTTTCAGAAGACATCCCTCGATTATTTGAAGAAGGTTATACAGGTTTCAATGGCCATGAACACCAGAAAGCCAGTGGTTTAGGGCTATTTATGACCAAAACAATTCTTCATCAATTACAACTTGACATCAAAATAGAGAGTCAAGTTGACCAGGGGACAAAGGTCAGTATTTTTAAAAAAGAAAGGTAA
- a CDS encoding MurR/RpiR family transcriptional regulator, protein MLEKISLWAKKEQSSKATIAQTIIEHLGEIERISLNELAKLSYSSKSSIVRFAQALGYKGWTDFLPALLSERFYSDTHYSDVDHNLPFQEEDSSQAIIQKVATIAKESIQDTADQMSTEALEKAGQELRKARRIVVFGLSPNDYIAQLFRRKMLTLGKIVEVAHTSEFGLMTASLRKGDIAILVSYSGTSESSDTLKHLRLLKERGIFIIGLSSHFGTYLKDNSDAFFAICPREDKHRKIANFSTEESILFILNSLYAIYFQSDYMGHYIRKLTLSKELEKER, encoded by the coding sequence ATGCTAGAAAAAATTAGTCTTTGGGCGAAAAAGGAGCAATCCTCCAAAGCTACCATAGCTCAGACAATCATTGAACATTTAGGGGAAATAGAGCGAATCAGCCTTAATGAACTCGCTAAACTTAGCTATAGTTCTAAGTCTAGTATTGTTCGCTTTGCCCAAGCCTTAGGTTACAAAGGATGGACCGATTTTCTACCAGCTCTTCTATCTGAGCGTTTTTATTCAGACACCCACTATTCCGACGTTGACCATAACCTTCCTTTCCAAGAAGAAGATTCCAGCCAGGCAATCATTCAAAAAGTTGCCACTATTGCGAAAGAAAGTATTCAAGATACGGCTGATCAGATGTCTACTGAAGCTTTAGAAAAAGCTGGGCAAGAATTAAGAAAAGCTAGACGCATCGTTGTTTTTGGTCTAAGTCCCAACGACTACATTGCCCAATTATTTCGTCGTAAAATGCTGACGCTGGGAAAAATAGTTGAGGTGGCTCATACTAGCGAGTTTGGTTTGATGACAGCTTCTCTAAGGAAAGGCGATATAGCTATTCTTGTCTCCTACTCTGGAACTTCTGAATCAAGTGACACCTTAAAACACCTGCGACTATTAAAAGAGCGGGGGATTTTTATCATTGGTCTATCTAGTCACTTTGGTACTTATCTTAAAGACAATTCGGATGCCTTCTTTGCAATTTGTCCCCGTGAAGACAAACATAGAAAAATCGCTAATTTCTCAACTGAAGAATCCATACTCTTCATCTTAAATAGTCTTTATGCTATTTACTTCCAATCCGACTATATGGGACACTATATCCGTAAATTAACTTTGTCCAAAGAATTAGAAAAAGAACGATAG
- a CDS encoding response regulator transcription factor translates to MKKTMKIYLVEDDSTILSLLKSHLEKDYQVAAVSNFRDIKNEILDFEPDLILMDITLPFFNGFYWTSEIRKQSTVPIIFISSSNDEMDAVMALNMGGDDYITKPFSLTILDAKIAAFLRRATQFAADCFSYKDYQLHFDSILSKGEQKISLSPTEHKILSLFFSKQGTIVSKEDLLKSLWDNDQFIDQNTLNVNMTRLRKKLLDIDFDYIHTVRGVGYILK, encoded by the coding sequence ATGAAGAAAACCATGAAAATTTACTTAGTGGAAGACGATTCAACCATTCTTTCACTTTTAAAATCACATTTAGAAAAAGACTATCAGGTTGCTGCCGTTAGCAATTTTCGTGATATTAAAAATGAAATCCTAGACTTTGAACCTGATTTAATTCTAATGGATATTACCTTGCCATTTTTTAATGGTTTTTATTGGACCAGTGAGATTCGTAAACAATCAACTGTCCCAATTATCTTTATTTCTAGTTCTAATGATGAGATGGATGCTGTCATGGCCCTTAATATGGGAGGCGATGACTATATAACCAAGCCATTCTCTTTGACCATTCTAGATGCGAAAATAGCAGCCTTTTTACGGAGAGCCACGCAATTTGCTGCAGATTGCTTTAGTTACAAAGATTATCAGTTACATTTTGATTCAATCTTAAGTAAGGGGGAGCAAAAGATTTCTTTATCACCAACTGAGCATAAAATCCTCTCTCTCTTTTTTAGTAAACAAGGGACTATCGTTAGTAAAGAGGATCTCCTAAAATCCTTATGGGATAATGACCAATTTATTGATCAAAACACCTTAAACGTTAATATGACCCGTTTGAGAAAGAAGTTATTAGATATTGATTTTGACTATATTCACACCGTGAGAGGAGTAGGCTATATCCTAAAATGA
- a CDS encoding FtsX-like permease family protein → MFYLKLAWNNLKKSKEVVAPFLLASSVLFMLNGIVTIILMSPISKAMQNGKILLGLAAVVLTIFATIMEIYSYNFLLKQRTREFGLYNILGMTKKQIGLLSVLELWILFLAVIIVGSIASYIFSHLFYLIFVNLVHYNKLQLEIAPIAVVQTSIVFALIFVLLMIIGLFKVRQTSPLMLFKDQEQGEKEPKGNILLASLAIIAISIGYYISITSTKLAALAVLYRFFIAVIFVIIGTYLFYIAFMTWYLKHKRSQKAYFYQPEHFVSTSQMIFRMKQNAVGLANITLLAVMAFVAIATTTALYNNTEYQTKEIFPKNTKIILEAKNPKELQHYFEASVLKPLDRPSEEFTTYTSAMINFQLDNKKSVSITETGLRNPNYASLTYSYLITAADFKALGNKVPDLETNEILFFKQKGNSRLEKLDFLGLSLKVKKNLKTVSHPETVNTYNPSVIVVKDRKVFNKLLNRYNQYPKYPQTPSLVVIADLNKEEIGRLIDEKGVLSINDKYVGHLEQRTQFKKEFYAISGGFLFTGFILGLSFILGAALIIYYKQYTEGHLDKKSYKILQEVGMSKQQVKKTINSQLLLVFFTPIIFAVLHYIVASVMLNQMLLLFGVTNSPMIYLVSSLTILVIISIYFLIYRLTSHTYYKIIER, encoded by the coding sequence ATGTTCTACCTCAAATTAGCTTGGAATAATCTTAAAAAATCAAAAGAAGTAGTAGCTCCATTCTTACTAGCAAGCTCTGTACTTTTCATGCTTAATGGCATCGTTACCATTATTTTAATGAGTCCTATCTCAAAAGCAATGCAAAATGGCAAAATTCTTTTAGGCTTGGCGGCAGTCGTTCTGACAATTTTTGCTACTATCATGGAAATTTATAGTTACAATTTTCTGTTAAAACAAAGGACTCGCGAATTTGGTCTCTATAATATTCTCGGAATGACCAAAAAACAAATTGGATTGCTTTCTGTTTTAGAGCTGTGGATCCTCTTTCTTGCAGTTATCATTGTTGGTTCCATTGCTTCTTATATTTTCTCCCATCTCTTTTATTTGATTTTTGTTAATTTAGTTCACTATAACAAATTACAATTAGAAATTGCTCCAATTGCTGTTGTGCAAACCAGCATTGTTTTTGCTTTGATTTTTGTCCTACTTATGATCATTGGACTTTTCAAAGTTCGTCAGACATCACCATTAATGCTTTTTAAAGATCAAGAACAAGGGGAAAAAGAACCCAAAGGGAACATCCTCCTGGCATCCTTAGCCATTATTGCAATTAGTATCGGCTATTATATTTCCATTACCTCGACCAAATTAGCGGCATTAGCCGTTTTATATCGCTTCTTTATTGCTGTTATATTTGTCATTATTGGTACCTACCTTTTCTATATTGCCTTTATGACTTGGTACTTAAAACATAAAAGAAGTCAAAAAGCCTATTTCTACCAACCAGAACACTTTGTTTCAACTTCCCAAATGATTTTCCGGATGAAACAAAATGCTGTTGGTTTAGCAAATATCACACTTTTAGCAGTTATGGCTTTTGTTGCAATTGCGACTACAACAGCTTTGTATAACAATACTGAATATCAAACTAAGGAGATTTTCCCTAAGAATACCAAAATTATTCTTGAAGCCAAAAACCCAAAGGAACTTCAACACTATTTTGAAGCTTCTGTATTAAAGCCCTTGGACCGTCCTTCTGAAGAATTTACCACTTATACAAGTGCGATGATAAACTTCCAACTGGATAATAAAAAATCTGTCTCAATAACAGAAACAGGACTAAGAAATCCTAATTATGCTTCCTTAACTTATTCTTACCTTATTACAGCAGCTGACTTTAAAGCACTTGGTAACAAAGTCCCTGACCTTGAGACTAATGAAATTCTCTTTTTTAAGCAAAAGGGTAACAGTCGTTTGGAAAAACTTGATTTTCTGGGCCTATCTTTAAAAGTCAAAAAAAATCTTAAAACTGTTTCTCACCCTGAAACTGTCAATACCTATAATCCCTCTGTCATTGTTGTTAAAGACCGGAAGGTCTTTAACAAGTTGCTTAATCGATATAATCAATACCCTAAATATCCTCAAACACCATCGTTGGTCGTTATAGCTGATTTGAACAAAGAAGAAATCGGGCGACTAATAGATGAAAAAGGTGTCTTGAGTATCAACGATAAATATGTTGGCCATCTCGAACAGCGCACTCAATTTAAAAAAGAATTCTATGCTATTTCAGGTGGTTTTCTCTTTACAGGCTTTATTTTAGGACTTAGCTTTATCCTGGGAGCAGCTTTAATTATTTACTATAAACAATATACAGAAGGTCATCTTGATAAGAAATCATACAAAATCTTACAGGAAGTAGGTATGTCTAAACAACAAGTTAAGAAAACCATTAATTCACAGTTGCTTCTGGTCTTCTTTACCCCAATCATCTTCGCTGTATTACATTATATCGTGGCTTCGGTCATGTTGAACCAAATGCTCTTGCTCTTTGGTGTCACTAATAGTCCCATGATTTACTTGGTAAGTAGTCTAACCATATTGGTTATTATCAGTATATACTTCCTAATCTATCGCTTAACCAGTCATACTTATTATAAAATAATAGAAAGGTAG
- a CDS encoding threonine/serine ThrE exporter family protein — MTTDKYNKRVLEVATLAGMTMLEANAECYRVENTVSRILQVSHQPITEVFANTTGLFITLDGPDLDEPITFIKRITRRDTNLRKIHIVNQISRDLTSEKISIEDAYTKLQHVDGKNYSPKLISYSTLLLVLAFAILLGGQTTEILLSLVAAVLLLFSYRLKAFFQLNDFIFGTVATLIVATLIPLIIHLLGKSDSSFDIVVISVLMPLFPGTAFTNGFRDSFKGDYGAGVSKIVEALIIAISLGVGVALGLFIAKGILLWL; from the coding sequence ATGACAACAGATAAATACAATAAACGTGTGTTAGAGGTTGCGACGCTAGCTGGGATGACAATGCTTGAAGCAAATGCTGAGTGTTATCGCGTTGAGAATACTGTATCTCGCATTTTACAGGTTAGCCATCAACCGATAACAGAAGTTTTTGCTAATACAACTGGTCTTTTTATTACTTTAGATGGTCCAGACTTAGATGAACCAATAACCTTCATTAAACGTATTACACGAAGGGATACAAATCTCCGAAAAATTCACATTGTTAATCAAATTTCTAGAGATTTGACTAGTGAAAAAATATCAATTGAGGATGCCTATACAAAACTCCAGCATGTTGATGGAAAAAACTATTCTCCAAAGCTTATTTCTTATTCAACCTTGTTATTAGTATTAGCCTTTGCCATTTTGCTTGGGGGACAAACAACCGAAATTTTACTTTCGTTGGTAGCGGCTGTTTTACTGTTGTTTTCTTATCGGTTAAAAGCTTTTTTCCAACTTAACGATTTTATTTTCGGAACAGTAGCAACCTTAATTGTAGCCACTCTTATTCCACTTATTATTCATTTGTTAGGAAAAAGCGATAGCTCCTTTGATATTGTTGTCATATCAGTGCTAATGCCTCTGTTTCCGGGGACAGCATTTACAAATGGCTTTAGAGACTCCTTCAAAGGAGATTATGGTGCAGGTGTTTCAAAAATCGTGGAAGCTTTAATCATTGCTATTAGTTTAGGAGTAGGAGTAGCATTGGGACTCTTTATTGCGAAAGGAATTTTGTTATGGCTATGA
- a CDS encoding IS3 family transposase produces MQQIKTYMDWYNCDRPKEILKGMAPMQFRETYLTN; encoded by the coding sequence ATGCAACAAATCAAAACCTACATGGATTGGTATAACTGCGATAGACCTAAAGAAATATTAAAAGGTATGGCCCCTATGCAATTCAGGGAAACATACCTTACTAACTAA